AGAGACGTAACGGAAGGTTAATAATTTCCTCTCCCCGTCGTAGTTTCTATTTTTTACTAAACAAGTAACTAGAAACAAAAACTTCCACCCATAGTGGCAATGCctagttattttttttttttgaaatttccTTTTCCTGTATGGAGTCACAGCCACTATAATAGTCCACTGTATTTACCTGTAGGTAGCCAAGGCTTTCTCTATGTATGTTAATAAATCTTTATTATAAAGTGTTGCGTAATTCGTAAAGATGCTAACTTCGTTTTCCCAGTATTTGTGTAAAATCTATAATCGCCTCTGCTCTGCGTATAAAGTTTCTATCTTTAGTAAACACGTAACTAGAAACAAAGACTTCCATCCATATATAGGTAACGCTTAGTTCTTTTTAAAATCTTATTTTCTCTATGGAGTCATAGCTACTTTAAAGGCCACGGTGTTTACCATTAGGTATAGCCAACGCTTTCTCTACGTATGTCAATCAATATTGTATTATTAATTGTTGCGTAATTCTTTTAAAGATGTTAACTTCGTCTTCTCAATATTTATGTAAAATCTATAATCGCCTCTCCTTTGCGTAATTTCTATCTTTAGTAAACGCGTAGCTAGAAACAAAGACTTCCATCCGTATAGGTAATGCTTAgttctttgttttcaaatcttatTTCCTGTATGGAGTCATAGCCACTTAAATAATCCACTGTGTTTACCTGTAGGTAGCCAACGCTTTCTCTAAGTATGTTAATCAGATTTTGTAATATGAATTGTTGCATAATTCTTTAAAATGTTAACTTCGTCTTCTCAGTATTTGTGTAAAATCTATAATTGCCTCCCCCCAGCGTAAACAAGTAGCTAGAAACAAAGACTTCCATACATACATAGGTAATGCTCAGttctttgtttttaattttactTTCCTGTATGGAGTCATAGCCACTTTAATATTCCACTGTGTTTACCTGTAGGTAGCCGATGCAATCGCTAAGTGCGTGAATCGATACTGTGTTATTAAGTCTTGCTTGATTTTCAAAGGCAACTTCGTCTTCTCAATATTTGTGTGCTACCAAATTCGTCAAAGACTCACATGCAGTTTCACACGAATCTAGAATGATCCCAATCTTGAATAAATCCATTGACTTCATAATGACTTATTGGTTACCGCTGACCTAACTATCTTTTGAGACGATGTAATATTAATGTGTTGACCTACATTAAGTTCAACTGACGTCAATTTATCGTATATACCTGACACCATGCCTGCTTATAAAAACAACGTGTCTTTGATCATTACAGCGATGTCACGAAGCTTTAGTCAAAAATCAGTTCCCTTAATCTCAATGCCTGTTAACTGAAACGCTTCAAACAGTTGATGCCATCTTGGTGGAAGAGCTCACTAATTTGTTTTTGCACTCGCGCGGCATTGCTTTTTGAAAAATTTCAGCTCCAGTTGCGGTGTTGAATAGCGTAATGGTTACAGTTTTACCACAAACGTTCAACATCCCACCCACCCCTGTTTTACCATTCGGAAGAGCAAACTTCCTCACTACAATCATTCTTGCGGAAATAAGTACGTAGTGTCTgtttagggacgtccctcgtgtttgaggagatccacATTTTGTGCACGTTAAAGAACTTTTTATAACCACATtcatcgaaaagagtaggggacttccccagtgtgagtggatcaattcAGCTTGACAAGAGATGTaaaacaatataaaaaaatacttttgatttatctatttatttatttatttcaatatataatatacaaacacaaaaacaagttTTCATACTTGATGCCATGCACAAATGTTAATGTAAAGGACGACGTGTGTAATTATGTCGCGAAAAAAGAAGATATCAGAACTTATATGTGCGGTAGTAAATTTTTACAGTGTTAAGTATTATGTTAGATTCATTGTTAAGCTACTAGTAGGCTTGTTATCATTATTCTTTTATCTTGTACTCACTACACTATGTATGACCTCTTTTAACTCTATCCCATGGGGATGAATATGCAACTAGAGTACCACGGCCCCATCCCTTCACCAAAGAATTTACCTTTACAAGCGGAGTTTTAGTTGtatttgccattaattatgcaagttagctACTCATTTGTATgaattatatcagttgatcatttCTTTGCAATCTTTATTCAAAGGAAGACTTTAATCGCATTTTCCGATattcatgcaaatgaagtcctcatttgcaCATCTAATGTTGTTAATATactgttcacctgtacataacttccataCGCCAAAAATTCCAGTCATTTACACAGTGGGATAATGGATTTTCTGATTAATCTATAACCCCACATTTTGTAAGTAAAGAAATGTAATTAATGTGTTTATTGAAGAAGTAGTGCAGATATTGCAGACTATTATTCTTCCattccttttttctttattctccTTACGTTTGCTTTATATTTCCCCATCTCCTATGATATTGATCATACTTATAAATCCAACTCCATTTAAAACATgacacacataaaaaaaaatcagccaaATGGCCATGTGTTTAAAAGCTTTGATTTATTTAATCAtcttaaacaatttttttgatTAAGCATTTCTTAAACAATACATTTGTTAAAATCAAGCGTTTATTAAACGCCCTCATCATCATATTTGtcatcctctatgaggtgcagcaagtgagGTTCGACTTTCAGTACAGTACATCGATTCAATCGAGCATTTATCAAGCAATGCATTTGTAACATTTCAATGCATTTGTAACGGTCAAAAATGTACTTTCCTTCAGTCTTAATGATAACAGCTATAGTAAGCAAATCACACAGTGAAATTATGTCTCAGCAACTGTTATACTGAACACAGTCAGCTTTTTTAATGCCATCTTGCTACGATATACTTCTAGTATCTTCATATCAAACTGTCTGTCAGATCCTTATTCTTAAACATTTAACAACTAACATCTACGATATGTTGAAGTATATTTCGATGAAATCATATTAAAACACCATTGAACGGTGTCACCATATATCCAAATGTTGGATACTTTCTGGTCCATGTCGCTACTATCAACAACACAGTCTGCATTTCTTTCCTGACGTCTTAACCCTACCCCTCCGCCGAACAAAATTTACATGGTTAGTTTGGATTGTATTACATTGTTAATAATCGATTTAGCTAACCATGGTCCGAAACTAGATTTCAAAATCTCGTTTCGTGCCAAGGATAGCTCGTGCGTCAGTAGAAGAGGATGCTGGGTAATACCGTTTAAACTGTTCATTGACCGTTGGATAACCAACAAAAAATCCAAATATCGTTTAATAGTCATTGAGATAACTGAAATGTCAGATAAAATCGTTGGAAGACCTAGCTTGGGGATCATCGAAAGGTCATTGGAAGAGAATTGAGAGACATTTGACATCGAAGATCATTGAAATATCACTCAGCCCTCACCGAAAGACCGTTGAGACATATCAAAGTTTGAATTTTCGAACGTTAACGCTCAACGGTCGGGCCTCTGTGGGTTTCCCACCCAATATACTATGTGCAGACTGTGTTATTGATTTGTACATGCGACAAGGACACAGAATTGTAAATTTTACTGTTTGGGTTTCTGGACATTTGAACATGTCTACTACTTGGGACAGGGGGTGCTTTTCCCGTAACACTCGCTGGTTTCTCGTGCGGTGATTCTGAACGTCTCCAGAGTCGATGTGACGTCAAAGCCACGTGATCCGTGCACCAGCttggtgacgtcatccaaaAGTACCATGTGCAAGACGCCGAATTTTCTCTTGCGACCTTTGCCTCCAAGCTTCTCAAAAGGCCTTTTCACCTGAAATGCAAGGTTTATACATTAGAGGCACACCACTAATGGATTTGTGCAAGAAAGCCTCAAAGGTTGATAAAAGTTATTTGCGTCAGTCAGGTTTTCAAATAGGGCTCGCAATGGGAGGGGGGTGAGGGTCGGTTGTGAGCTTCGGTCGGGCGAAAAAGGGGTGAATGAGTGGGGCATCGGCTTTTACTAGTGATGCTCTATGAATATTTCTAAACCAGTACCCTGACAGCTAGGTGTTTTACTGGATATTTTGTTCAATGTCAGCCACCATCCAACGAACACCAAGTTAAGATACATTCTATCTCATactattgtttaaaaaaagtgtaTAGGCGATTTGCTGCTCCAAACAATACAGTGATTTGAAATTAAACTGTCGAACAAAGAACAGGCGACACTATAACTCCAAACTCACAGTCTACATCAGGAAAATTAATGTTGTTTCTAAGTAGACTGACAAATTGAATTAATGTCTATACAAGTAGAATGCAACGAAAGATTATCAATATCTAGGTAACATTTAGATGACCCCAGGAACACCGGCAGCGctgcagaattctccagaattctgagAACGTTAGAGAGAATTCTGGGAAACTCACACAGAACTTGGGTCAACCTATTATCATATCACAATGAAAGATGCCCCATAGGTCTTAGGTATTCTAGCTACAGTGTGATTCAACATATCCTCACTATCAGACAATGTTCCGGAATTAGACTATCATTCGAAACTTATAGTATCGCGTATCATACATATATTATGTTCGCTTACGCTTCGTTTCAGTTTCCTGATGaccttcttcatcttcttcttgtaGCGAATTTGGACGTCAACAAACTTGTCCTCGCCCAGGGAAGGCACGAAGGAGAAACACTCCGCAGTTGTTTTCTCCATGACGTCCTGGATGTTATCcagctacacatgtacacacatagaGGGAGAATAAGAACAACGGTCATGGTcaagagacgggggccgatatagACTTCCGATGACCTTTCAACCGGTGTTTGCTTCACATTTACTCATTCAGAAAGTGACGTGTAATGAACAGCCGGGCCATCACTTGTATTGAAGGAGACGGAAATTTTGCGACACATAAATATACTTTAATAATAGCGATGAAGGTAATATTCTCGTTATTTTTCCTTTTGCGGCATGCTCATTCATTTCGTTTAGATTGAATGCAACGCCGTTAATGCATCTTCCATCTTTTCCAAAAGACTGCAAATTTTGAGTATTGAACTTTGTGATAAAGTATGTACCCCTCAgaatacagaacaaaaatgcaCTTCAgaaacgcacacacagacacacaaagacacacatacacacacacacaaatacacacacacaaacacacacacaaacacacacacacacacacacagaaaaccGTGAGAGGTAGATCGAGAGAATTTTACACGCATAGAACGATGGAATGAAACCAGGAGAGAGAAAATTTTAAGATAGAAAATCCTAAAATCCTAATATTTGCACATGCCAGTAATACTCTGTTCTTCTTCAATCATATCGAACTGACAGTTGTATACCGGCAACATTAATAGTctcaccactcactcactcacggcccgtaaccaCAGTGGCCGtaggggctccacgacatccaTCAGCAGTGCGTACTGCACATCCGCCATTAAACAAAGAATGGCGCCATCGGGGCTTTCTAGAGAATGTATTGAACATCttgatatctgaagtgtgcataccctAAGGATTGGTCGTGCTATGGATGCAGATCTCtttgaatgtatttcttttatGTGTTGGTCTTATCGCCAGATTTATCTTCTTGGTGGGGAAGAGAGTGTGTGGGTGTCCATGTAAACTAAGCAGGATAACACGTtgtgaatatttcaaacaggTTATCTCCGTTCAGAAAGAAAAGGTCTAACCAAAAGGCTTTTGGTCAGTCCTCTTATTATTCCCATGCAAGTGACCCGAATGgaattgtgacgtcagcaacgggtcaaaggtgTTCGGTATCGAGCACCTACTAGTAGATTACCGTTAGTCGGGTGCAAGGGTAGATAGACACCGTTATTATCACAAAACCCTCATGTTAATGTGAATCAttcgtcttctactgtctcaGAGCACAGAAGTCAAACGCAATAAGATACAGTTTGGTATTTTAACACTAAAGTGTTTACCATTCTTTTGCAATTAGCAATTGGCAAAAACTTGCAAAAAATATCTATAGTTATAATATAAGATGACATATCTGAATATACAATCTTGTTTGTACACATACGTGCTTTCCGAGGGACTTTTTCCTCTTCTGTAGCGACTCGACAAGTTTGCCCAGGTCCATTTTTATCTCCGTGTTGTCTTCGGCGATAGAACTCTTTTCCAGGATACCTAGAACTTTTGCGGCGAACCCCATTTCCTCTGACATCAGCCGTAGCCTCTGAAATggctgtatatatttttttgaaattgagAAAATGACTGCTTTGTAGCattgaatgaaaacaaagcaactataaacataaaaaaacagatTACTGATAATTACATTTAGTCATACGTTGCAAATCTTTTCCACGATATCTATGGGTTGAAATTGAGAAAATGACTGCTTCGTAGCATTGGATGAAAACAAAGCAAccataaacattaaaaaaaaacagattactGACAATTACATTTAGTCATACGTTGCAAATCTTTTCCTCGATATCTATAGGTCTAATTCTATAACTAGCTTAATAAGGTAGGTATAAGTAATTTAAAGGTAAACTCCAAGGTGGTGAAGCCTGCCGTATTAGAATAAGCTTAGTCACCATTCCGATAACGCATGCGCAGCAACAGGTTTTGtgtataatattgacaaagGTGAAGCCCCCTGAATAAAACACGTATGGATACTGTTATTCAAATTGAGACAATGGTAGGGACAAAAACTATTAACAAGTTAAGGACCAtcaactttgacatgttacccacaattctTGTCGCTGTGCATGCGACCGCGGAATGGTGAAATAACTTATTC
The sequence above is drawn from the Branchiostoma floridae strain S238N-H82 chromosome 4, Bfl_VNyyK, whole genome shotgun sequence genome and encodes:
- the LOC118413419 gene encoding uncharacterized protein LOC118413419, with amino-acid sequence MNGTDPFQRLRLMSEEMGFAAKVLGILEKSSIAEDNTEIKMDLGKLVESLQKRKKSLGKHLDNIQDVMEKTTAECFSFVPSLGEDKFVDVQIRYKKKMKKVIRKLKRSVKRPFEKLGGKGRKRKFGVLHMVLLDDVTKLVHGSRGFDVTSTLETFRITARETSECYGKSTPCPK